The sequence below is a genomic window from Pogoniulus pusillus isolate bPogPus1 chromosome 10, bPogPus1.pri, whole genome shotgun sequence.
cagcaatGTACCTTCGAGAAAAGACTGGAGACTGAGAACTTAAAGCTTCATGCTGCACCTCTTTTACTCAGCGAAGGAAACGCGTGTGAGAGGGGGTTTGAGATGAGCCCCCTTCGACAGCATTTCCTCTCAGCTCAGCTAGCTCGGAGCAGTGTCCCGTTCAACTGCACATTTCTCAGGCTGTCAGGTGAAGGCAACTGTTGTTCAGCTCGGGTTCCCTAGAGGGAAAGGCGTCAGtcttgcagcacagccctgcaagaCCGTCAGTCTTGCAGCACAGCCCACGGCTGTTTGTACCCCGAAGACACTGTACCAGAGTAGAAATGCACTTTGCACTTAGCCAGCAATCCAAAAGGAAACCCTTAAACTTTGTCAGAGTTCATCCCATGACCACTCCACGCTATCTGAAATCACTATAGGAATAACAAAACCTCTCTACTGAGTGTGAAGGAAgttaactacctgaaggcagcactGTTGCTTTTATTAGGAGAGCTCACGTTCATTCACGCTTAACCAGGAACTGAGCCTGCCAGCTCAGTTCAAGCGTCCCAGCACTGAGAACGGGTGACCATGGCAACGCCGGGGAAGCCAGCCTCCCTAGGCCACAGGTTGCGCAGAGGCTCTCCCGGCACTGAGGAGACACACCCGGTAGGACGCAGGGCGCTCAGCGTCGCTGGCCGCTCGGGCTCCGTTCCGAGGCGACGCTCCGGCCCGCCCACACGGCGCACGCGCGCTAACGGCTGCCACGGAAACGGCCTCGCGCCGCCTGCGCCTGCGCGGTGCCACCGGCCCGGCGGTAGGCGCCACCGGCCCGATGGCGGGCGCCGCGGCCGCCTCTGCGCGGCGCGATTGCGTCATACGCAGCCTCGGCCCGGGGCGGGGCCGAGAGGTAACGGCGCGGTTTTTCAAAATGGAGGCGCGGGGGGAGGGCAGCGGCCGCCGGGCCCGGGAGCGGACGGACCTGCGCCGAGGCGGGCGACGGAGGGCGCCATGATGGGAACCCGCGGCCGAAGTCCTGAAGAGAATTCATAGAAAGACCTGGGGAGAGCCGCCGGCGACATGGCGACGTGCATCGGCGAGAAAATTGAGGTGCGGAGCCCAGCCCCCTCTCTCAACCCGCGGGCCTGGCTGGGGCCGCCCCGCCATTTGCTGAGGGCGGGGAGAGGCCGGACGGGGCTCACCTTTCCCCCGGGCCACTTGTTTGTGGGAGGTGGCTGGCGGGGCGATGAGGTGGTTCGTACTGCTGCGCTTAGACGGGCCGTGGCGGGACTGCTCTGCCAGCGTCTCCTTGTCCGCTCCACCAGAGCGGATGCGAGGGCTCAGCTAGTCGTGCCAAGCACCCTGCCCCCACATCTGCTCCCAGGCCAAGCCTTGAAGCCATGTTTACCCCATCCACGGCGAGGGAGTTCGGCCCAGACAGGGGATCGCGGGCTGTGACACCTGGCGGTAGAGCCGTAGCTCCGTGGATGCGAATCTAGCGCGGGGAGCTCGGTCTCCGCCGCGGTTTGTGTTCCCCGCGCTTCTATGAGAGCGGCAGCCGACATGTGCGGGGCCCCGCTGACCCAGGCTATAGAAGTCCCTGGGTGCACCGTGTTTGTAGGGCGGACGGCGGTCGCAAGCTACCCGCTGCCATAGTAGCGGGTGTCGGGGGCGGGTGCCCGTCGTGCGGCGGGAGGAACGGCGGGAAGGTGGCCGCGCCGCGTCGCCTCGGGCAGCACTAGTGCCAGAGCAAACCGCCTGCCGCCTGGGGAGGACGATGCCCATGCTGGGGGGGATGCTGCGTCGCCGCGCCTTGGAGAGCTCCGTCCAGGTATCCCCTGGGAACATCCGAGCCATTGCCTCGGCATCGAGGGTGTGAGGTCCCCATCTCTTGGTGGGGTGGACTCCGCATCGAGAGAGAGGCTTGAAAGCCTGGACTGGGATTCACGACTGTGATTTTTTTGTATTGCAGGATTTCAAAGTGGGGAATCTCCTGGGGAAGGGTTCCTTCGCAGGAGTCTACAGAGCAGTGTCCCTGAAAACCGGTCTGGAAGTGGCTATCAAAATGGTAAGGCAGCCAGACGAGGAAGTCTCGGTCTTCTGAGAATAGATTGGACAAGGGGAAGGTGCAACAGGTTGAGGTGATTTGGTTGGGCATTCATGCTTGCATTGCCTCTTTTCTGTGTGACTGATACTAAAATTAGGATTTGATCCTGAAAGATACAGCACAACCAAGTATATGGTGTTGATAATTAATAAAAATGCCTACAGTGTTATTAGAAGAATTTAAGCCCAAATATTCTACATTAGGCTGACAATTATCCCTATAATTAAAATTCATGTGATCACAAAAATTTCCTTTACAATCCACCTGGCTGGAGAGATCCTGTCAAAAACGCCTTGTAAAATTACCCTTCACTGCTACATACTGTGAAGAGAACTCATACATTGCTTCTTGTGAGAAGTGATATGTGTGAGCTTCTTTATGAGATTCACTTATCTACAATACTTACATTTAGCCACATTTTTAATATTAGTTATATTTAGCATTTCTGCCTGGCAAATCAGAATTAGCTGTCTCTGCTTCAGTTTTTCAGAAATTGTCCTAATTTAGTGTTACTATTGAAAAATCTTAAACTTGTCTGCTTTTAGAAAGTTGTGTGTCCCATTTGTTCATTAAAAGCATATAGTAGGCTAAACTGTGTGAAAGCTTACTTAGATTTACAGATTTCCAGGCAAATATGCTTGGAGTGTCTGAAATGTTACATTCACTTCAAATAATGTGTATATAATTAGTGTTGCAGTGCTTCAGaaatattctgtgatccacTTACAGATAGACAAAAAAGCCATGCATAAAGTTGGAATGGTACAGAGGGTTCAAAATGAGGTGAAAATACATTGTCAGCTAAAGCATCCATCTATACTTGAGGTAAGAATCACAGTTTTTTACAGAGGATTGTGTATGTGCCTTACTGTATGGTCTACAAAATGTATTTGAATTCTTTCGTTTTATGTTCTAGCTTTATAACTATTTTGAAGACAGCAACTATGTGTACTTGATACTTGAGATGTGTCACAACGGTGAAATGAGCAGATACATAAAGAACAGAAAGAAGCCCTTTTCAGAAGACGAAGGTGAGAATTTTTTCCGTGTAACTCTTTGCATTACTGCTCCAGCTTATTCAATAAATACTTCACTCagtgaaaaaatatttaaaactgCTATCACTGAACCAGTTCTCTTAGTTGAAAATACTGTAAATGATAATCTAGAAATTATTGTTATATACATTAATTTAAAACTTCTGTAAAATGGCACAAacaataaataaacaaacaatgGTTGTGCTGTCTGAGGTTTTTAAAAAACCTAGAGAGTGAACTTAGAGGCCACCTTTCTACATTTAGTTATGCTGAAAACTGGTAACTTCACATCTgcagatttattttctttatattGCATCACTTCACATCAGTATTACTGTGTAACGTCATTCCAGATTGTGGTAGGCTGTATGTGGTATTGTTGGAAATCTTTTATGTGTTGCAAGCTGTGTGGAAATGAAGATAATGTGGTTAACGCTGATGTTTAAGGGCTGAGTTGACAAGGAAAGACCCAATTTCAGAGTTGTTTTACAAACTGAGATACCACTAGCCTTGCTGGTTTGCTAATGATAACATGATCCACATTGTCTTCTATAATTTGCATAGAGACAAGCTGCTTGATTTAATGTGTTACCTGTTTCTGAAAGTGTGGAGCAACCTAACATTTTTAAGTCTTAAGAACCTATTTTAAAAAAAGTTTAGATTAATTGACAGTATCTTCAGCcctattttgtttttctgttagTCAAGAAACAatcttctacaactacctgaaaggacattgtagtgaggctgctgttggtctcttgtgccaaATAACTAGTcctagggcaagaggaaataggTTGAAGTTGTGACAGGAgcgatttagattggacataaggaaaaaattctttactgagtgATCagatgttggaacaggctgctgagggaggtgatggagttgccatccctaaaGGTGTTCAAGGAGCTGTAGATGTGGAGCTTTGGGATGTAGTTTAGTGGTTGTGGTAGTTGGGTTAtgactggacttgatcttacatgattccatgattttaggATTACTGTGTTAGGGAACGCTTTTTAATGGACTGTCTCAGAACTTAGTTGTGCCATATTGCTTAAAGTAAAAAGCTAATTCCAATCTCACTTAGCATGATACTTAAACAtccttgtttaaaaaaaaaagacaaataacAGACTTCAAGAAGGTGTTTTCACAACTTGGATTTCATTTCATATGACTAAACCatctggttttgtgtttggaCAGCCCGCCACTTCTTGCATCAGATTATCACAGGTATGCTGTATCTTCATTCTCACGGAATACTGCACCGGGACCTCACCCTCTCTAATATCTTACTCACCAGTAATATGAATGTCAAGATTGCTGACTTTGGTCTGGCAACTCAGCTGAAAATGCCTCATGAAAAGCATTACACCATGTGTGGAACTCCAAATTACATTTCTCCAGAGATAGCCACGAGGAGTCCACATGGACTTGAATCTGATGTGTGGTCTTTGGGCTGTATGTTTTACACTCTTCTTATTGGAAAGCCACCTTTTGACACTGACACAGTCAAGAACACACTGAATAAAGTGGTGTTAGCAGACTATGAGATGCCAGCCTTTTTGTCAAGAGAGGCACAAGACCTTATACACAGACTACTTCGCAAAAATCCGGCAGATCGTTTGAGTCTTTCCTCAGTGTTGGATCATCCTTTTATGTCCAGGTGTAGCTCTGCACGGAGTAAAGATTCTGGAACTTCAGAAGATTCCATGGACAGTGGAAATGCTACTATCTCTACAACCTTCACAGGTTCTTCCAGCATCAGTACCAGTGGTTGcttgaaggaaaagaagaagctaTTGGTTGGACAGCCACTTCCAAATAAAATCACTTTTTTCCCTAAAAGCAAGAATTCCAGTACTACATCATCAGTAGATGGAAGTGGTTCTTTTCATCAGTGGGGAATGAAGGAGGCTGGTGTAACTGGCCGAGGAAGAGCCATACAGCTGGCTGAAGAGAGACCCCATTCACGCTACCTCCGAAGAGCCCGCTCCTCAGACAGGTCTGGCACATCCCACAGCGAGGCTCAAGGCATATCCAACTGTGTTGAGAGATCTCACTCTTTAGAActgctttccaagcccaaaGTAGGAACGAGGGAGAACACAGAATTCTTTTCACCTGCCAACAGCTATACTGACATAGGAGAAATATTTAAGGAGAAGGCTTCTAGTAGTTCTGGATCTTTTGAAGGACAAATATCTCCACCTGTAAAAGACAAACCACAGTAAGAATCACTTTTATTAATAAAAGATGAAATGTAGAGCTACCTTACATATCAAATGCATGGTTTTTCCTGTAACTACATTCAAGTAAGTGCCCAAAGGCTCTGTACTTGTAGCTTGAGAGTATCAGATAGGAGAGGGTGATAGTTGATGCTGTTGCAATGCAGAGCTTCACCTCCTCACTGGTTTTAAGATCACAAGTGTAGCACATCAGCTGGCTGTGTCGTAGCTTTTGTTTGTCCTGATAATGCTGTtagggactttttttttccatgtgcagTAAGTTGAGTGCTTCTTTCCCTGCAGAAACTGTGCTAGGGAGCCTTGCTAATTATTTCTACAGTTGTAACAGTACAATTTTTGTTGTGCAGATGTTTTCAATGTGCTGTTGATTACATGTGTAACTTTTCGTTTTGCAGCTCCAATTATCTCTGCCCAATGAAGCCCCAGATTGGTTTGTTAGAGCAGAAGTCCCAAGCTGAAACAATGCAGCAGTGGCTTGGAAGCATGCAAGCAAACGGTGTGTTACTTATCAGTGGTGTATTTTCATGCCCAGGGTGGTGTAATGCCTTGTATCAGTTTTTGTGAGATTTTCtataattttatttctttgaaCTTGTGACAGAAGGGGTATTTGCATGGCCAAGTAGCTGTGCTACCAGGGTTTAATGCTGGCATCTGAAATTACAGCAGTTGGATGTTAACAGAGGCTACTGCAAGCAAacaccttttatttttttgtgaaTGAAAAGCATAGGAGACCCTGAACTGATTTGTTGCTGCCAAAAACTGACACAAATATTGAGAGAGGCAAAATTGTTTCTAGTGTCACTAATCTGCAGAACCATTCTTAAGCAAGAAATATCTCATGGAAAAtactttctttcctcttttggaCTAAGTTGTAACATCCTAGTTtcctgaggcaggaattaatttcATAAAGGTTTGTACTTGGTGTTCACATTAAGCTGTTGGGTTGGTATGTGACTACCTTCATAAGAGTGAAGAAATTGTACACTGAGTCTAAACATGATGTGCTTATTACCACTTAGAtttttagcaaaaaaaaaaccccagaactcGAGCCTGCCATGGTTTTTTCGCTTGTAACCTAAAACAGTAGGTGACAAAAGATTGTCAGGAGATTCAAAAGCTTGTTAATTGCACAAATACGCTTTAAGAGGAAACGGGACCTCAGTGAATGAGAAGGATaatgaggctgcagaaggagaggTGGAGGAAAGGACAAACAATACAGAAGGGAAGGAGGTTCCTTGTCGTGCATCATGTTACAGCAGTTACTAATAATGTAATTTAATCATAAAATGAAATCCCAAATCCATTCTGTCTTTCTTTGTTTGATATTGCTGGACTCTCCCTGTATATGGGGAACTGTAATCATATGACACATGGTCTGAATAATCCTGAGTTTTTAATCTCAACTGTTCTGCAATATGGCAGGAGGAGTGAAATACTTAAGCGGGTAAGGCAAAATTTGGTCAAGGTCTTAAAGCTGGCAAAGTGGTTGTAGGAAGTTTAAATATCAAAATAGGAGTTTGTCTCCTAAAAGGTTACTGGAAGTAAAAGAGGTTTTGAAGGGTGAATTTAATCTCCCAAACATAAAACTCTGGCTGATGCTAAAAGGCTGGTTAAACAGAAACTTAAATGAATTCTGGAATTATTGGTTGTCTGAATCGCAAGTAAACTCAACAGATGAAACATTCTTGTTTATTTATATGACATCTTAGTAGGTTGTATGTAAACATTTCTGCAAAATTATCTAAGGTATGTTAAAACTGTAGGCTGAAACCTAGCAACATTTTAAGTAGCACTGGGATCTTGTTATCACTGTTATTTATTGGTGCTACAATTGTAGCCTAGCGATTTGGACTGAGGACTAAAGAAACCCATTCCCTACTCAAACTTTTTAAGATTTGAGAAATACAGTAactttttttgttcttctgcCTGTGACTCTGAATCTGCAATGTACTTTTGTGATGTTTTCAGTTCCACAGAGACCACCTGCAGACCTGACTGGTAGCAGTAATGCACATGGAGGTTTTCGGTATCACCTGGATGTGCAACAGGATGCATCAAGAAATGCATGGAACACTTTAAAAGATATCAGGAGTCATGATGCATCTGTCGACTGTCCACATTCTTTAAACCAGAGAAACCCAAAGAAATACATCCCTGGAGTTCTCTGTAAATCTGAAACAGTTCAACCATCTTCTTCATGTGGCCTTTGGCCAACttcagaacaaaaccaaacgtGGAGTAAAGAAGCACCAGCACATCACAAACCTACGCTGCGAAGTATGATATTGCCTCTTGATGCTCACAGGCTGAAACCCATcaggcagaaaacaaaaaatgcaGTGGTATGTATCTGTTCTTAAAATGGAAACAACTTCAGTACAGTGTCAATAACTTTAAAATCACTTAGTAAACTGggagctttggggtttttttataatGCTTTAATCTATATTAATTTAAGCAAGTTGCATCTTAGTTTTTGTATATGGTGTACTGGAACCTTGTGGTCGCATCCTGGAAATGGTGACAGGGCATTACTTTTAGCTTACAAGCAAGGAAACTGTAGGTATCCACCACAAATATTAAATGCAGACCCTACTGTACCAACACCACTACTCAACTGTGCTTAAGTTTCCAACATTAAAATTTTCTGTCAAGCACATCAGCACTTACACAGATTAAATAACTGAGTTAGATAAAAAAATAGAGTTAATCTCAAGTGAAaactttaactttttttttcctataatgCTGCTTTTTGCCTGCCTTGTGGATTTGAAAGCAAAACATTTTACACTAATCCTTACTGATCACATACATTTTCTGGTTGGGTTGCTCCTGGTATCATGTTTTTGCCTTATGTTCATTTTTTTTACAGCCTCGCTCTTATAGTGTTTCCCTCCGCCTCCCAATTTGATTtgtggtttagttttttttttttaatagaagaacagaatagaactgacctgtcttggtttggtttgtcaCTTAAGCAGCCACTCCCTCACTGTCCAGACTTATAACCCTCAGTCACGTTGAAgcagtgttttgttttattaGCAGTAACAACAAGAATTAGCAAGAGAAGCATTAATAAGCTTGCAGTGCAtttgaggaggaagaaaataattttcttaaAGCATTTCTGGAAAGACATGTTATGTTCTCTTGCCAGAAAGTAAaggttcttctttttctctctgactTGTACATTTAATATATTTCAGGTGAGCATTCTAGATACTGGGGAAGTGTGTATGGAGTTCCTAAAAGAGCACCATTCACAAGAACTTGTGAAAGAAGTTCTCAGAATATCTTGTGATGGAAATATGGTGAGTATGTTCTTACTTGCTTCACTGTTGTATAAAGGGCTTAGAGTAGTCCATTCTATCAAAGCTGTCTTgatgttttttgttttcattttttatgGAAGTAATTATTTGTTTGCAAATGCTGTGTTTACATATGCACTGCTGTCAACTCCCTCAAGGTAAAGCCATAGAAATGCAGGTAGGTAGGAAAGTTATTTCAGAGGAAAATTGGACTTGACTTCTGTAATACATGAAATATTGCTGGAAAAACTGCTGCTGTTGAACAATTAGGAATAGTGTTCCTAGTAAATGATGGTAATTAAACTGTGGTTTATTTCCATATCTGTTAAAAGTAAGGAGTGCAGTTGCAGCTGTAAATTTTTTTGCTCTCCTGTAGATAGCAGTTTATCACCCAAATGAAGGAAGAGGTTTCCTTCTTGATGACagacctcctgctgctcctgaaaaCATCTGTATGTATAATTTTGACAACTTGCCAGGTAATCTCAAATTTATTAAAATTGTGATAATGTGATTTTTAAGGGAATCCTGTTAGAGACTTTTTGACTTTGAGCATTTACTTGTTCAGATAACTATGAAATTAAAGCTCCTTCCAGAATAAGAGTCAAACTGTAGTTCTAACTGGAAACTATTTTGAAACTTCACAGGGAAGTGCAAACCCACAGGATTTAATTTTGTGTGGAAGTTACAAGAGTCACCCCTTTTTACACTAGTGTACTCAAGCTAAAGCTTTCATAATCTCCTCATTCATATTGGAAGCTCTTTAAGTATAAAACAAATTATCCAAGTCACTTTTAAACCAGCAGCTTTACTTCGTGCTTCCTGATACTCATAacttgaggaggaaggaggaaaaatgaaTTAGAGTATTTTGTGTAGACAGCTGAAGTAAAATACAAGCTAACTGTAAGTTCCTAAGAGACAAGCAGACTTTTCTCCTAATTAGAGATCAAATATGGGTTTTGCCTACATCCAGGAAGCCAGGTGGACTGTGATATTTATTTAAATGGTACATGCAACACTTCACTATGTTGTTGATGTTCAAAACAATGTTAATTGAAGCTATTGAAGGTGCACACTTGTATAAGCTGGTGGAAATAAGTCAGTTTGTTTGAACATACTTGTGTAAAGTACTTAATAATTGTTCACATCCTTGAGCTATCAAATGCACGTTTAAAAtgacttctctccaggctgctacAGAGTGTTTCATCTGATGTCTTTCTGATAAAACTTTTAATGTTTTTCTCCCTTAGAAAAGTACTGGAAAAAATACCAGTATGCAGCTAAGTTTGTGCAGTTGGTAAGGACAAAAACTCCCAAAGTCACGTTCTACACAAGATATGCCAAGTGCATGTTGATGGAGAATTCGCCCACTGCAGATGTTGAAATTTGTTTTTATGATGGTATGTATTCATTGTGGTGGTTATGTGAATAACATTGCCCAAAACTAAAGGGTGAACACTTAGGGTTGAGGAAAATAtcagaagcttttctttttttttatttctgccACTCAGCCTTTACTTTAGCACTCACAGATCAGTTTATTATTCATTAGTTCCTTACTGGTATCTTCTTCAGGGAGTACATGTAAAAGTACACCTTGTTTTTATTCATAAGCTCTTCCTTCTATTTGTATTTGATAGTTAACCTGCATGGTGAAAGGTGTGTCCTtactccaagcagcacactCTCTGGAGAAAACA
It includes:
- the PLK4 gene encoding serine/threonine-protein kinase PLK4; translation: MATCIGEKIEDFKVGNLLGKGSFAGVYRAVSLKTGLEVAIKMIDKKAMHKVGMVQRVQNEVKIHCQLKHPSILELYNYFEDSNYVYLILEMCHNGEMSRYIKNRKKPFSEDEARHFLHQIITGMLYLHSHGILHRDLTLSNILLTSNMNVKIADFGLATQLKMPHEKHYTMCGTPNYISPEIATRSPHGLESDVWSLGCMFYTLLIGKPPFDTDTVKNTLNKVVLADYEMPAFLSREAQDLIHRLLRKNPADRLSLSSVLDHPFMSRCSSARSKDSGTSEDSMDSGNATISTTFTGSSSISTSGCLKEKKKLLVGQPLPNKITFFPKSKNSSTTSSVDGSGSFHQWGMKEAGVTGRGRAIQLAEERPHSRYLRRARSSDRSGTSHSEAQGISNCVERSHSLELLSKPKVGTRENTEFFSPANSYTDIGEIFKEKASSSSGSFEGQISPPVKDKPHSNYLCPMKPQIGLLEQKSQAETMQQWLGSMQANVPQRPPADLTGSSNAHGGFRYHLDVQQDASRNAWNTLKDIRSHDASVDCPHSLNQRNPKKYIPGVLCKSETVQPSSSCGLWPTSEQNQTWSKEAPAHHKPTLRSMILPLDAHRLKPIRQKTKNAVVSILDTGEVCMEFLKEHHSQELVKEVLRISCDGNMIAVYHPNEGRGFLLDDRPPAAPENICMYNFDNLPEKYWKKYQYAAKFVQLVRTKTPKVTFYTRYAKCMLMENSPTADVEICFYDGAKIHKTGGVTRVIEKSGKSFTLKGESEAGLKKEMKVYMDHANEGHRICLALESAVLKEEERSEGVPFFPIIVGRKPGNTESPQAATPLLLDNMSCTKEVMPLDRNTPTSSAPVQTPNCVPSVVSYETSTFITGTAEPPCSSIQQTECSPNSAQLVKSVFVKNVGWASQLTSGAVWVQFNDGSQLVAQAGVSSITYTSPDGLTTRYGESDKLPEYIKEKLHCLSSILVMFTNPATSH